A region from the Cannabis sativa cultivar Pink pepper isolate KNU-18-1 chromosome 9, ASM2916894v1, whole genome shotgun sequence genome encodes:
- the LOC115724140 gene encoding heavy metal-associated isoprenylated plant protein 33: MSKEEFLKIQKCVLKVNIHCDGCKHKVKKILQKIDGVFTTDIDADQGKVTVSGNVDPAVLIKKLAKSGKHAELWGAPKPNNQNNQNQNQLANQLKNMQIDNGKGGNKPQKGGNNNNNQPQKGGQNGNQQPQQQQQQLQQQQMLQQQLQQQQQLQQHLQQLQNMKGLDLKLPQLKGMPMPQPNNNNKGQNPNQKAVKFSEPLEEDEFSDDDYDYDDDDYEDEDFDDEMDDMPPHPLAKNMNMKMPPGMPPGMLSGMMNGNNPHAQQMMNQNAQKGGNAGGNGKKGGSGGGGGPIPVQINVPGGGGGPMDGKNGGKKGGGGQNPAAGGKNGGKPQDGKNGGGGGGNKNVNGGGGGGGGNNLNGGKKGGGGLDGAQVQAMNKGFQHMGPGGPVPHPQAMAGGGGGGGGGGNMNMNMAMSQMGQMGNIPVGQMGPIPAVQGLPAAAMNGAGAGYFQGAGPEVMPGNPYHQQQQQQHQQQQYLAAVMNQQRAMAGNDRFQPMMYARPPPAVNYMPAPYPYPPPPQYQDPNYAHFFSDENTSSCNVM; this comes from the exons ATGAGTAAAGAAGAGTTTTTGAAGATCCag AAATGTGTCCTCAAAGTGAATATACACTGTGATGGTTGTAAGCATAAGGTCAAGAAAATCTTACAGAAAATTGATG gtgTTTTTACCACCGACATAGACGCAGACCAGGGAAAGGTGACGGTCTCAGGCAATGTTGACCCTGCCGTTCTCATTAAAAAGCTTGCAAAATCTGGTAAACATGCTGAGCTGTGGGGTGCCCCAAAACCAAATAACCAAAACAATCAGAACCAGAACCAACTGGCTAATCAGCTCAAGAACATGCAAATTGATAATGGCAAGGGTGGAAACAAGCCTCAAAAGGGTGGAaataacaacaataaccagCCTCAAAAGGGAGGACAGAAtggtaatcaacaaccccagcagCAACAGCAACAGCTGCAGCAGCAGCAAATGCTTCAACAGCAGCTCCAGCAGCAACAACAGCTCCAGCAACACCTTCAGCAGCTTCAGAACATGAAAGGGTTAGATCTAAAGCTTCCTCAATTGAAAGGCATGCCAATGCCTCAAcctaataataacaacaaaggACAGAACCCAAATCAGAAGGCTGTCAAGTTCAGTGAGCCGCTAGAGGAAGACGAATTCAGTGATGATGACTATgactatgatgatgatgattacgAGGATGAAGATTTTGATGATGAAATGGATGATATGCCACCTCATCCTCTTGCCAAGAACATGAACATGAAGATGCCTCCCGGTATGCCTCCTGGTATGTTGAGTGGTATGATGAATGGAAATAATCCCCATGCCCAGCAAATGATGAACCAAAATGCTCAGAAGGGTGGAAATGCAGGTGGGAATGGCAAAAAAGGAGGTAGTGGTGGTGGAGGTGGCCCTATACCTGTTCAGATCAATGTCCCCGGCGGTGGTGGTGGACCAATGGACGGTAAAAATGGAGGCAAGAAGGGTGGCGGTGGCCAAAATCCTGCTGCCGGAGGTAAAAATGGAGGTAAGCCTCAAGATGGCAAAAATGGGGGCGGAGGTGGAGGAAACAAAAACGTTAACGGCGGAGGTGGCGGTGGCGGCGGTAATAATTTAAACGGTGGTAAAAAGGGTGGTGGTGGTCTTGATGGGGCTCAAGTTCAAGCTATGAACAAAGGGTTTCAACACATGGGTCCTGGAGGCCCTGTTCCTCATCCTCAAGCCATGgccggaggtggtggtggtggtggtggtggtggtaacATGAATATGAACATGGCCATGAGCCAAATGGGTCAAATGGGCAACATCCCAGTCGGCCAAATGGGTCCAATCCCTGCCGTTCAAGGACTACCGGCGGCAGCCATGAACGGTGCCGGAGCTGGGTATTTCCAAGGAGCTGGGCCAGAGGTCATGCCCGGTAATCCTTAccaccaacaacaacaacaacagcatCAACAGCAGCAGTACTTAGCGGCTGTTATGAATCAGCAACGGGCCATGGCCGGAAACGACAGGTTTCAGCCCATGATGTACGCCAGGCCACCGCCGGCGGTTAATTACATGCCGGCACCGTACCCTTACCCACCGCCGCCACAATATCAAGATCCCAATTATGCTCACTTCTTCAGTGATGAGAACACTTCAAGTTGCAATGTCATGTGA